The Rhododendron vialii isolate Sample 1 chromosome 5a, ASM3025357v1 genome contains a region encoding:
- the LOC131326077 gene encoding ubiquitin-activating enzyme E1 2-like isoform X2 — translation MVSNSTTSQRLMRPAAGKRPVGGEVDRVDPTKKQKIDFLSSEATGGGATTGTMGGTANGSGYGCGNGKAPMTAAAAGGGNSQDIDEDLHSRQLAVYGRETMRRLFASSVLVSGMNGLGAEIAKNLVLAGVKSVTLHDEGNVELWDLSSNFIFSEDDVGKNRALASVQKLQELNNSVVISTLTAELTKEQLSDFQVVVFTDISLEKAIEFDDYCHSHQPPIALIKSEVRGLFGSVFCDFGPEFTIFDVDGEDPHTGIIASISNDNPALVACVDERLEFQDGDLVVFSEVHGMAELNDGRQREVKNARPYSFMIEEDTTNYNTYEKGGIVTQVKQPNVLNFKPLREALKEPGDFLLSDFSKFDRPPLLHLAFQALDKFILELGRFPVAGSEEDAQKLISLVSDINNGLEAGRIEEIDQKFIQSFAFGARAVLNPMAAMFGGIVGQEVVKACSGKFHPLFQFFYFDSVESLPSEPLDPSDLKPLNCRYDAQISVFGAKLQKKLEDAKVFIVGSGALGCEFLKNVALMGVCCGNQGKLTITDDDVIEKSNLSRQFLFRNWNIGQAKSTVAASAASLINPNLHIEALQNRASPETENVFDDTFWENLSVVINALDNVNARLYIDQRCLYFQKPLLESGTLGAKCNTQTVIPHLTENYGASRDPPEKQAPMCTVHSFPHNIDHCLTWARSEFEGLLEKTPAEVNAYLTSPSEYTSAMKNAGDAQARDNLERVLECLDKERCETFQDCVTWARLRFEDYFANRVKQLTFTFPEDAVTSNGTPFWSAPKRFPLPLQFSADDPAHLQFVMAGSILRAETFGVLIPDWVKSPKKLADAVNNVEVPDFQAKRDVKIATDEKATSLSTASNDDDAVISELVMKLEICQKRLPPGFKMNPIQFEKDDDTNYHMDLIAGLANMRAGNYSIPEVDKLKAKFIAGRIIPAIATSTAMATGLVCLELYKVLSGDHKIEDYRNTFANLALPLFSIAEPVPPKALKHQDMNWTVWDRWIVRDNPTLKELLLWLKSKGLSASIISYGSCLLYNSMLPSHKDRLGRKMVDLVREVAKAELPPYRRHFDIVVSCEDDEDNDVDIPQISVYFR, via the exons ATGGTGTCCAACAGCACTACTTCACAGCGCCTTATGCGTCCTGCAGCCGGGAAGAGACCTGTTGGAGGAGAGGTTGATCGAGTGGACCCCACCAAAAAGCAAAAGATCGATTTTTTATCGTCGGAGGCCACCGGCGGAGGGGCAACGACGGGGACGATGGGAGGGACGGCTAACGGCAGCGGTTACGGTTGTGGTAATGGGAAGGCGCCGATGACGGCGGCGGCAGCGGGCGGGGGGAATTCGCAGGATATCGACGAGGACTTGCACAGCCGACAGCTGGCGGTGTACGGCCGCGAGACAATGCGGCGGCTGTTTGCGTCGAGCGTGCTTGTTTCGGGGATGAATGGCCTCGGTGCCGAAATCG CGAAGAACCTTGTTCTTGCTGGAGTTAAGTCTGTGACCTTGCATGACGAGGGAAATGTGGAGTTATGGGACTTGTCGagcaattttattttctctgaGGATGATGTGGGGAAGAATCGGGCACTTGCTTCTGTCCAAAAGCTGCAAGAACTGAATAACTCTGTGGTGATTTCAACTTTAACAGCTGAATTGACCAAGGAACAACTTTCTGATTTTCAG GTTGTAGTATTTACTGATATCAGCTTGGAGAAGGCAATTGAATTTGATGATTACTGCCATAGTCATCAGCCTCCAATCGCTTTGATCAAATCTGAAGTACGAGGTCTTTTTGGCAGTGTGTTTTGCGACTTTGGCCCTGAGTTTACAATTTTTGATGTTGACGGTGAGGATCCACACACAGGCATTATAGCATCAATTAGCAATGACAATCCTGCTCTTGTCGCATGTGTTGATGAGAGGCTTGAGTTTCAGGATGGAGACCTGGTTGTGTTCTCTGAAGTTCATGGAATGGCAGAATTGAATGATGGACGACAAAGAGAAGTTAAAAATGCAAGGCCATACTCATTCATGATTGAGGAAGATACAACGAACTACAACACATATGAAAAAGGTGGTATTGTGACTCAGGTGAAGCAACCTAATGTATTGAACTTCAAGCCGTTACGAGAAGCACTAAAAGAACCTGGCGATTTTCTTTTGAGTGACTTCTCCAAGTTTGATCGTCCGCCTCTTCTCCACTTGGCATTCCAAGCATTGGACAAGTTTATATTGGAGTTGGGACGCTTCCCTGTTGCTGGATCAGAGGAGGATGCACAGAAACTGATATCTTTGGTCTCTGACATCAACAACGGCTTAGAAGCTGGAAGAATTGAAGAGATTGACCAAAAATTTATTCAGAGCTTTGCGTTTGGTGCTAGGGCAGTGCTAAATCCCATGGCAGCCATGTTTGGTGGCATTGTTGGACAGGAAGTTGTGAAAGCTTGCTCTGGCAAGTTCCATCCACTTTTTCAG TTTTTCTATTTTGACTCTGTTGAGTCCCTTCCATCCGAACCCCTGGATCCCAGCGACTTGAAGCCCTTGAACTGTCGTTATGATGCACAAATCTCGGTTTTTGGAGCCAAGCTTCAGAAAAAGCTAGAGGATGCTAAAGTTTTTATTGTGGGATCCGGTGCACTAGGGTGCGAGTTTTTGAAGAATGTAGCTCTCATGGGCGTTTGTTGTGGTAATCAAGGTAAGCTAACAATTACGGATGATGATGTCATTGAGAAGAGCAACCTTAGCAGGCAGTTTCTTTTCCGCAATTGGAACATTGGTCAAGCCAAATCGACAGTTGCTGCTTCAGCTGCCTCTTTGATAAATCCTAATCTCCACATTGAAGCTCTACAAAACCGTGCTTCCCCCGAGACGGAAAATGTGTTTGATgatactttttgggagaatctgaGTGTTGTCATTAATGCACTGGATAATGTGAATGCCAGGCTCTACATTGATCAAAGGTGCTTATATTTCCAGAAACCGCTTCTGGAATCGGGAACTTTAGGTGCCAAGTGCAACACTCAGACGGTCATTCCTCACTTGACTGAGAACTATGGTGCCTCAAGGGACCCACCTGAGAAACAAGCGCCCATGTGTACAGTGCACTCATTCCCACATAATATCGACCACTGCTTGACTTGGGCTCGATCAGAATTCGAGGGTTTGCTAGAGAAGACACCAGCTGAAGTAAATGCTTATTTGACCAGTCCAAGTGAGTATACATCTGCAATGAAGAATGCTGGTGACGCACAGGCTAGGGATAATTTGGAACGTGTTCTTGAATGCCTTGACAAGGAGAGATGTGAGACGTTCCAAGACTGCGTAACCTGGGCCCGATTAAG GTTTGAAGACTACTTTGCTAACCGCGTGAAGCAATTGACATTCACTTTCCCCGAGGATGCTGTTACCAGTAATGGCACACCATTCTGGTCTGCTCCCAAGCGCTTTCCCCTGCCATTGCAGTTCTCTGCTGATGATCCCGCCCACCTTCAGTTTGTTATGGCTGGATCGATATTACGAGCAGAGACCTTTGGCGTCCTAATTCCTGACTGGGTTAAGTCTCCTAAGAAGTTAGCTGATGCTGTGAACAATGTAGAAGTCCCTGATTTCCAGGCGAAGAGAGATGTGAAGATAGCGACAGATGAGAAAGCTACTAGTCTTTCGACGGCATCCAATGATGATGATGCCGTGATCAGTGAGTTGGTAATGAAATTAGAAATATGCCAGAAGCGACTGCCGCCAGGTTTCAAGATGAACCCGATTCAGTTTGAGAAG GACGATGACACCAACTATCATATGGATCTAATTGCTGGACTTGCCAACATGAGGGCAGGGAATTATAGCATTCCAGAAGTAGACAAGCTCAAGGCCAAGTTCATCGCAGGGAGGATCATACCTGCAATTGCAACATCAACTGCCATGGCCACAGGTCTTGTTTGCCTGGAACTGTACAAAGTCCTAAGTGGTGATCACAAAATAGAGGACTACAGGAACACCTTTGCAAATTTAGCACTCCCTCTTTTTTCCATAGCGGAGCCAGTTCCTCCCAAGGCGCTCAAGCACCAAGACATGAACTGGACTGTGTGGGACAGGTGGATTGTGAGAGATAATCCAACTTTGAAAGAGCTTCTCCTATGGCTGAAAAGCAAGGGACTGAGTGCTTCCATCATCTCCTACGGCAGTTGCTTGCTCTACAATAGCATGCTCCCAAGTCACAAAGACCGGTTGGGCCGGAAGATGGTGGATTTAGTTAGGGAAGTGGCGAAAGCAGAATTGCCTCCGTACAGGCGGCATTTTGATATTGTGGTGTCTTGTGAGGATGACGAAGACAATGACGTTGATATTCCTCAAATTTCTGTATATTTCAGGTAG